One Curtobacterium herbarum genomic window carries:
- a CDS encoding D-alanyl-D-alanine carboxypeptidase family protein, which translates to MPNVVRRPRSAIRRPVTVAVIAVLLLVVAFLVAAAVVPFAPATASTATYRPPTASAADVRFPDYGATAVEADGFPESLTTSGDRKPRSIASISKVVTALVVLERKPLRPGEQGPDIRFTPEMAALYGQYAAQNGEVAPLPTDLRLSEYRAFQVMLMKSANNYAGSLALWAFGSMDGYRKAAATWLDAHGLDDTTIMEPTGLDPRNTSTATDLVDLGKLALADPLVKQVVGTAKATVPGVGDIENSNKLLGMDGVEGIKTGTLDEAGACLLFAATYQRGGRTVTVIGAMLGGVDHDSLDGDVRKLLHSVADDFHTITLTNAGQTFGTYQAPWQDEVDATASRAASLLVWGPTDVTAKTSLEPLTFGSAGERVGSVRFTVSHHDPVTVPLELDRSIEDPGVWWRWSNPFRGVELDRALVG; encoded by the coding sequence GTGCCGAACGTCGTCCGCCGCCCCCGCTCCGCGATCCGGAGACCCGTGACGGTCGCCGTCATCGCGGTGCTCCTGCTCGTCGTCGCTTTCCTGGTGGCCGCCGCGGTCGTGCCGTTCGCCCCGGCGACGGCCAGCACGGCGACGTACCGTCCGCCGACCGCGAGCGCCGCGGACGTCCGGTTCCCCGACTACGGCGCCACGGCGGTGGAGGCCGACGGCTTCCCGGAGAGCCTGACGACGAGCGGCGACCGGAAGCCCCGTTCGATCGCGAGCATCTCGAAGGTCGTCACGGCCCTGGTCGTGCTCGAGCGGAAGCCGCTGCGGCCGGGCGAACAGGGGCCGGACATCCGGTTCACCCCTGAGATGGCGGCACTGTACGGCCAGTACGCGGCGCAGAACGGCGAGGTCGCGCCGCTGCCCACGGACCTGCGGCTGTCGGAGTACCGGGCGTTCCAGGTGATGCTGATGAAGTCGGCGAACAACTACGCCGGCTCGCTGGCGCTCTGGGCGTTCGGCTCGATGGACGGCTACCGCAAGGCCGCGGCGACGTGGCTCGACGCGCACGGGCTCGACGACACCACGATCATGGAGCCGACGGGCCTGGACCCGCGGAACACGAGCACCGCGACGGACCTGGTGGACCTCGGCAAGCTGGCGCTGGCGGACCCGCTGGTGAAGCAGGTCGTGGGGACGGCAAAGGCGACGGTGCCGGGTGTCGGCGACATCGAGAACTCGAACAAGCTGCTCGGCATGGACGGTGTCGAGGGCATCAAGACCGGCACCCTCGACGAGGCCGGCGCCTGCCTGCTCTTCGCGGCGACCTACCAGCGCGGTGGCCGCACGGTGACGGTGATCGGGGCGATGCTCGGCGGGGTCGACCACGACTCGCTCGACGGTGACGTGCGGAAGCTGCTGCACTCGGTCGCGGACGACTTCCACACCATCACGCTGACGAACGCCGGGCAGACCTTCGGCACCTACCAGGCGCCGTGGCAGGACGAGGTCGACGCGACCGCCAGCCGCGCGGCCTCGCTGCTGGTCTGGGGTCCCACGGACGTGACCGCGAAGACATCGCTCGAGCCGCTGACGTTCGGCTCAGCGGGGGAGCGCGTCGGGTCGGTGCGGTTCACGGTGTCGCACCACGACCCGGTGACGGTGCCGCTGGAGCTCGACCGGTCCATCGAGGACCCGGGCGTCTGGTGGCGGTGGTCGAACCCGTTCCGTGGCGTGGAGCTCGACCGGGCGCTCGTCGGCTGA
- a CDS encoding acyl-CoA dehydrogenase family protein, translating into MTESTPGTRRPWTVPDDLLARIAARAPGYDADNAFLAEDLDELRQAGYLRIGVPVRDGGSGLGLRATAAVQRTLATAAPATALGLGMHQVWVQAARSVAARGGTFLQTVTDAAAADRLLAFGVSEPGNDAVLFDSLTTAEPDGAGGYRFTGTKVSTSLAPAWDLLSVFGKDTSGPEPRLVHGFAVRADGGVRHLDDWDTLGMRASQSRTTILEGLHVPAERIVRVLPVGPVADPFVFGIFAAFELLVASVYVGIASRAVTLAVERVSGRVAMDGTPRSADPDVRRAVAAMRSATDAIALQVDALARDVDELVDHDRWFPLLVGTKTRAVDTAQHVVDEALRVVGGSAFRASDELARLARDVRAGQYHPSTRDSAMRTIAAAEFGPLPR; encoded by the coding sequence ATGACCGAGTCCACTCCCGGCACGCGACGTCCCTGGACCGTCCCGGACGACCTCCTGGCGCGCATCGCCGCGCGCGCTCCCGGCTACGACGCCGACAACGCCTTCCTCGCCGAGGACCTCGACGAACTCCGGCAGGCCGGGTACCTCCGCATCGGGGTGCCGGTCCGGGACGGAGGCTCGGGGCTGGGTCTCCGCGCGACCGCTGCGGTCCAGCGGACCCTCGCCACCGCGGCGCCGGCGACGGCGCTCGGGCTCGGCATGCACCAGGTGTGGGTGCAGGCGGCCCGCAGCGTCGCCGCGCGGGGTGGGACGTTCCTCCAGACCGTCACCGACGCCGCCGCGGCGGACCGGCTGCTGGCCTTCGGGGTGAGCGAGCCGGGCAACGACGCCGTGCTGTTCGACTCGCTGACGACGGCCGAGCCGGACGGTGCGGGCGGGTACCGGTTCACCGGCACGAAGGTGTCGACCTCGCTCGCTCCCGCGTGGGACCTGCTCAGCGTCTTCGGCAAGGACACCTCGGGGCCGGAGCCACGGCTCGTGCACGGGTTCGCGGTGCGTGCCGACGGCGGGGTGCGGCACCTGGACGACTGGGACACGCTCGGCATGCGGGCGAGCCAGAGCCGGACGACGATCCTCGAGGGGCTGCACGTGCCGGCGGAGCGGATCGTCCGGGTGCTGCCGGTCGGCCCCGTGGCGGACCCGTTCGTGTTCGGCATCTTCGCGGCGTTCGAGCTGCTCGTGGCGTCGGTGTACGTGGGGATCGCCTCGCGGGCCGTGACCCTGGCCGTCGAGCGGGTCTCCGGCCGCGTCGCGATGGACGGCACGCCGCGCTCGGCCGACCCGGACGTCCGGCGGGCGGTCGCCGCGATGCGGAGCGCGACCGACGCGATCGCGCTGCAGGTCGACGCGCTGGCCCGGGACGTCGACGAACTCGTCGACCACGACCGGTGGTTCCCACTGCTCGTCGGCACGAAGACGCGGGCGGTGGACACGGCGCAGCACGTCGTGGACGAGGCGCTGCGGGTCGTGGGCGGATCGGCCTTCCGGGCGTCCGATGAGCTCGCCCGCCTGGCCCGGGACGTCCGCGCCGGCCAGTACCACCCGTCGACACGGGACTCGGCGATGCGGACCATCGCGGCGGCGGAGTTCGGACCCCTGCCGCGCTGA
- a CDS encoding SGNH/GDSL hydrolase family protein: MSDEHPWTRYVAIGDSFTEGIGDPDPQSVGGHRGWADRVAETLAGRTDEDFGYANLAVRGRLLGQIIDEQAEAAVALGPDLITVSAGGNDIIRPGSDPDALAERYDRMIETLRRDGATVVLFTGPDVGMTPVLGMVRGKTAIYNEHLQAIALKHGALVTNLWALRVLRDPRMWAADRLHHSPLGHATVGAAVLDTLGVDHELGAAVPEPLAARPWREARVEDLGWAREYLVPWVVRRVRGTSSGDGITAKRTSLQPIAPRS, encoded by the coding sequence GTGTCAGACGAGCATCCCTGGACCCGGTACGTCGCGATCGGTGACTCGTTCACCGAGGGGATCGGTGACCCGGACCCGCAGTCGGTCGGCGGCCACCGCGGGTGGGCCGACCGTGTGGCCGAGACGCTGGCCGGCCGGACCGACGAGGACTTCGGCTACGCCAACCTCGCCGTCCGCGGGCGTCTGCTCGGGCAGATCATCGACGAGCAGGCCGAGGCCGCCGTCGCCCTCGGACCGGACCTGATCACGGTGTCGGCCGGCGGCAACGACATCATCCGACCGGGCTCCGATCCGGATGCCCTGGCCGAACGCTACGACCGGATGATCGAGACGCTCCGCCGTGACGGCGCGACCGTCGTGCTGTTCACCGGCCCCGACGTCGGCATGACCCCGGTCCTCGGCATGGTGCGTGGCAAGACGGCGATCTACAACGAGCACCTGCAGGCGATCGCGCTGAAGCACGGGGCGCTCGTCACGAACCTCTGGGCGCTCCGGGTGCTCCGGGACCCGCGGATGTGGGCTGCCGACCGGCTGCACCACTCCCCGCTCGGTCACGCCACGGTCGGGGCGGCCGTGCTCGACACCCTCGGGGTCGACCACGAGCTCGGCGCGGCGGTGCCCGAGCCCCTCGCGGCGCGGCCCTGGCGGGAGGCCCGGGTCGAGGACCTCGGCTGGGCGCGGGAGTACCTCGTGCCGTGGGTCGTCCGGCGTGTCCGGGGGACGTCGTCCGGGGACGGCATCACGGCGAAGCGGACGTCGCTGCAGCCGATCGCACCGCGGAGCTGA
- a CDS encoding response regulator, with translation MIRVALVDDQELFRSGLRVVLDAQEDMVVVGEAANGADGLVLIHAEDPDVVLLDMRMPVMDGLATMRALAADRRADDVRPRVIVLTTFALDRAAMDAIRSGAQGFLLKDTTPAFLTAAIRTVHDGNAVLAPGELSRLLDRHEPGGTPTVEPPAEFGRLSPREVVVFARVARGETNAEIAAAEYVSESTVKTQVSSILQKLDLRDRVHLVVWAHDHGLPGDTVPSAPNGGR, from the coding sequence GTGATCCGGGTCGCCCTGGTCGACGACCAGGAGCTCTTCCGGTCCGGACTCCGGGTGGTCCTCGACGCGCAGGAGGACATGGTCGTCGTCGGGGAAGCCGCGAACGGCGCCGACGGTCTCGTGCTCATCCACGCGGAGGACCCGGACGTCGTCCTGCTCGACATGCGGATGCCGGTGATGGACGGACTCGCGACCATGCGCGCACTGGCCGCCGACCGCCGGGCCGACGACGTCCGCCCGCGGGTGATCGTGCTGACCACCTTCGCCCTCGACCGTGCAGCCATGGACGCGATCCGGAGCGGAGCGCAGGGGTTCCTGCTCAAGGACACGACGCCGGCGTTCCTCACCGCCGCGATCCGCACCGTGCACGACGGGAACGCGGTCCTCGCACCGGGCGAACTCTCGCGGCTCCTCGACCGGCACGAACCGGGAGGCACGCCCACCGTCGAGCCACCGGCGGAGTTCGGCCGTCTCTCCCCTCGCGAAGTCGTCGTCTTCGCCCGCGTCGCGCGTGGTGAGACGAACGCCGAGATCGCCGCGGCCGAGTACGTCAGCGAGTCGACCGTCAAGACGCAGGTGAGCAGCATCCTCCAGAAACTCGACCTGCGCGACCGCGTCCACCTGGTCGTGTGGGCGCACGACCACGGCCTGCCGGGGGACACGGTGCCGTCGGCGCCGAACGGCGGCCGGTGA